A window from Pangasianodon hypophthalmus isolate fPanHyp1 chromosome 16, fPanHyp1.pri, whole genome shotgun sequence encodes these proteins:
- the ormdl2 gene encoding ORM1-like protein 2 isoform X1 codes for MPVYSFACRMNVGVAHSEVNPNTRVMNSRGIWLTYLLLTVVLHIVLLSIPFLSVPIVWTLTNVIHNLAMYVFLHTVKGTPFETPDQGKARLLTHWEQMDYGIQFTSSRKFLTISPIVLYILASFYTKYDATHFLINTSSLLSVLLPKLPQFHGVRLFGINKY; via the exons CGCTTGCAGAATGAATGTGGGCGTCGCTCACAGCGAGGTGAACCCCAACACGCGGGTGATGAACAGCAGAGGGATTTGGCTCACCTACCTGCTGCTGACCGTCGTCTTACACATCGTCTTACTGAGCATCCCGTTCCTCAGCGTGCCAATCGTGTGGACCTTAACCAATGTCATTCACAATCTG GCCATGTATGTGTTCCTTCACACGGTAAAGGGGACTCCGTTTGAGACACCAGACCAGGGAAAAGCCCGCTTGCTCACTCACTGGGAACAAATGGATTACGGCATCCAGTTCACATCTTCAAGAAAATTCCTCACCATTTCACCCATAGTGCT GTACATTCTGGCCAGCTTTTACACCAAATATGATGCCACCCACTTCCTGATCAACACAAGCTCCCTTCTTAGTGTCCTTCTGCCCAAGCTGCCTCAGTTCCATGGAGTGCGTCTGTTTGGTATCAATAAATACTGA
- the nemp1 gene encoding nuclear envelope integral membrane protein 1, whose product MSVRFRSAEGAGESGGAAAALRPACSRCRRSESNNMAGCMKMKEEFHFATVRTTSVAFIVLVFLQLFELTLATRNIISIKDGQEVKYFQAEHFCYVNPVPVPGWRETWTRIQVKVWSSKELKVTVVKDEEELEELEHFSFWSVVQHWIHERTNETSVSISLFNQKTCFRVDPSDSIVSYTVKSSRKFDIYLFLVFLAGVLLFFFADMLSRSQVFFYSAGMSTGMIASLIILIFILGRFLPKKSPFYLLMVGGWSFSLYVIQLVFKNLQLILKEHWHLAIGYAAVVGFVSFAVCYRHGPLVEERSINILSWTLQIFGMLLIYAGIQVQQVALAIMVAAFCAKNLEYPVTMAFSLYEKLKPKLLWKPAPRRLLTEEEYQKQAEVETQKALEELRKQCSSPDFNTWKTVSRLQSPKRFADFIEGSPHLMPNEVSVHAQEYDLGGSLFEDDLFSTDEEDEGEAWETDEDEKPNMSSPWRNTEREN is encoded by the exons ATGTCTGTACGCTTCCGCTCGGCAGAGGGCGCTGGTGAGTCAGGCGGCGCTGCTGCTGCACTGCGACCTGCTTGTAGTCGCTGCCGAAGAAGTGAAAGCAACAATATGGCGGGATGCATGAAAATGAAGGAAGAGTTTCATTTCGCAACCGTTAGAACAACAAGCGTTGCGTTTATTGTGTTGGTTTTTCTTCAACTTTTTGAGCTCACACTCG CTACACGCAACATTATCAGTATTAAAGATGGACAAGAGGTGAAATACTTTCAAGCTGAACACTTCTGCTACGTCAACCCAGTCCCTGTTCCTGGATGGAGGGAGACCTGGACAAGGATCCAA GTGAAAGTGTGGAGCTCCAAGGAGCTGAAGGTGACGGTTGTAAAGGATgaagaggagctggaggagcttGAACATTTTAGTTTCTGGTCCGTGGTGCAGCACTGGATCCATGAGCGCACTAACGAGACCAGCGTGAGCATCAGCCTGTTCAACCAGAAGACCTGTTTCCGTGTGGATCCTTCAGATTCCATAGTGTCCTACACAGTAAAATCCAGCCGAA AATTTGACATCTACCTGTTTCTGGTGTTCCTGGCTGGAGTCCTGCTGTTCTTCTTTGCAGATATGCTCAGCAG GAGTCAGGTGTTCTTCTACTCGGCAGGAATGAGTACAGGCATGATAGCctccctcatcatcctcatcttcatcctggGACGTTTTCTACCCAAG AAAAGTCCTTTCTATTTGCTGATGGTGGGAGGCTGGTCCTTCTCTTTGTACGTGATCCAGCTCGTATTTAAGAACCTGCAGCTCATCCTTAAAGAGCACTGGCATCTGGCTATAG GCTACGCCGCAGTCGTGGGGTTCGTCAGCTTCGCAGTGTGTTACCGCCACGGGCCACTGGTGGAGGAGCGCAGTATTAACATCCTGTCCTGGACACTGCAGATATTCGGCATGCTGCTGATATACGCTGGCATTCAGGTCCAGCAGGTGGCGCTAGCAATCATGGTGGCTGCTTTCTGTGCCAAGAACCTGGAGTACCCAGTGACCATGGCATTTAGTCTATATGA GAAGCTGAAGCCGAAGCTGCTCTGGAAACCGGCGCCTCGGCGCCTGTTGACGGAGGAGGAGTACCAGAAACAGGCTGAGGTGGAGACTCAGAAAGCTCTGGAAGAGCTGAGGAAGCAGTGCAGCAGTCCTGACTTCAACACCTGGAAAACCGTGTCCAGACTGCAGTCTCCCAAAAG GTTTGCTGACTTCATTGAGGGCTCTCCACATCTAATGCCCAACGAAGTCTCAGTCCATGCTCAGGAATACGATTTGGGCGGATCGCTGTTCGAGGACGATCTGTTCTCCACAGATGAGGAAGATGAGGGAGAAGCGTGGGAGACCGACGAGGACGAGAAACCTAACATGTCTTCACCGTGGAGaaacacggagagagagaattga
- the ormdl2 gene encoding ORM1-like protein 2 isoform X2 yields the protein MNVGVAHSEVNPNTRVMNSRGIWLTYLLLTVVLHIVLLSIPFLSVPIVWTLTNVIHNLAMYVFLHTVKGTPFETPDQGKARLLTHWEQMDYGIQFTSSRKFLTISPIVLYILASFYTKYDATHFLINTSSLLSVLLPKLPQFHGVRLFGINKY from the exons ATGAATGTGGGCGTCGCTCACAGCGAGGTGAACCCCAACACGCGGGTGATGAACAGCAGAGGGATTTGGCTCACCTACCTGCTGCTGACCGTCGTCTTACACATCGTCTTACTGAGCATCCCGTTCCTCAGCGTGCCAATCGTGTGGACCTTAACCAATGTCATTCACAATCTG GCCATGTATGTGTTCCTTCACACGGTAAAGGGGACTCCGTTTGAGACACCAGACCAGGGAAAAGCCCGCTTGCTCACTCACTGGGAACAAATGGATTACGGCATCCAGTTCACATCTTCAAGAAAATTCCTCACCATTTCACCCATAGTGCT GTACATTCTGGCCAGCTTTTACACCAAATATGATGCCACCCACTTCCTGATCAACACAAGCTCCCTTCTTAGTGTCCTTCTGCCCAAGCTGCCTCAGTTCCATGGAGTGCGTCTGTTTGGTATCAATAAATACTGA
- the si:dkey-126g1.9 gene encoding required for drug-induced death protein 1: MKPKSLLETWDEGQNESRYQRYVCSKKYVTLEENESQEKTKEEKKAKKKEKYKKYKKNVRKALRYSWKCLLLGLQNFTVGYSVPNMSAAFVPEFRPSSDKTRPNHL, from the exons ATGAAGCCTAAATCTCTTTTAGAGACGTGGGACGAAGGGCAAAATGAGAGCAGATATCAGCGATATGTTTGCTCAAAGAAATACGTGACTTTAGAGGAGAATGAGAGccaagagaaaacaaaagaggagaagaaggcaaaaaagaaagagaagtacAAGAAATATAAAAAG AATGTGAGGAAGGCTCTGCGTTATAGCTGGAAGTGTCTGTTGTTGGGACTTCAGAACTTCACAGTGGGATACTCCGTACCCAACATGTCCGCCGCTTTCGTCCCCGAGTTCAGACCAAGCTCAGACAAGACAAGACCAAATCATTTATAA